CTCCGTCGCGCAGGACAGCGCGGTCGGCGACGTGCTCGGGCCGTTCGAGCTGGCGCCCGGCGCCCACGACATCGCCTTCAGCGGTGACGGGGTCGACGTGGAGTCGACGCTCGAGGTGCGCGCCGGCGCCGCCAGCGACGTCGTGCTGCACCTGCCCGCCGAGGTCGGCGGCGAGCCGCTGGTGCACTCCTACGCCGCGCCGGACGGACCGATCGGCCCCGGGAAGGCACGCGTCCTCCTCGCCCACACCGCGACGGTCGCACCGGCCGACGTGCAGGTGGACGGGCAGACGGTGTTCACCAACATCGCCAACGGCGAGTTCGCCGACGCCGACGTCCCGGAGGGCAGCATCGAGGTGGCACTGCTGCCGTCCGGATCGGCCGCCGACCCCATCCTCGGCCCGCTCGACGTGAGCCTCGAGGCGGGGACGCTGTCGATGATCTACGCCTACGGCAACCCGCGCGACAGCTCCATGAACGTCATCGCCCACACGGCGGAGCTCGCTCCGGACGGCAGCGTGCAGCCCACCCGCATCGACACCGGGTCCGCGGGCCTGGCCACCGAGGCCGTCGTCACCTTCGACGGCCCCGCGGACGGTGCCGGTGGCCCGACGCTCCTCGGCCTGCTGGGCGTCCTGCTCGCCGCCGCGGCCGCCGTGGCCCTCGGCCTGCGCCGGCGTACGCCTGCCGCGCACCGCCGCCCGGCAGGATGAGACCGACACCGGCGATGATCGTGGCTGGCGCACTGCTCTGGACGAGCGCGGCCTGCGGAGGTGGGACCGTCGAGCCCGCCGGTGCTCCGACCGCCTCCTCGACCCCACCCGGTTCTCCCACGCCCACCGCCCGGTCGACCGCGGAGGGACGACCCGTCGCACCGGCACGTCGGGCACCCTCGGTGGTGGCCGCCCGGGCGCCCCGCGAGGCCACGCTCCCCAGCGGTCGCACCGTGCGGATCAGCGCCGTCGGCACGACGCCGTCGGGGCTCCTCGACGTGCCCGACGACGTCGACGTCGCGGGGTGGTGGCGAGGCGGGTCGCGCCTCGGTGACCCGTTCGGCTCGATCCTCGTGGCCGCCCACGTCGACTCGCGGACCGAGGGCCTCGGCCCCTTCGCCGAGCTGCTGACCGTCGGTCGCGGGGCGCGAGTCGTGCTCGTGTCGGCGGGGGTGCGCCAGGCCTTCGAGGTGCGCTCGCGGCGCCTGGTGCCGCAGGGCACGCTGTCGGACGACTCGTGGATCTTCGACGTGTCAGGTCCAGGCCGGCTGACCCTGGTCACCTGCGCCCCTCCCTACGATGCCTCTCGAGGCGGCTACCAGCACCTGGCCGTCGTGACCGCCGTGCCCCTCGGACCACCGGAGCAGACGTGAGCCCGAAGAAGCAGTACAAGAAGCGCCTCCCCACCGTGCTCCCGCCTGTCCAGCGGCCGGCGCCGGAGCAGGAGTCGCTCGCCCCCCACGTCGAGCCCGTCGCCCCGACGGCCGAGCCCGAGGCCGCCGCCACGGCGCCCGCTGCCGAGCCCGTGGCCGCCGCACCGGTCGTCGAGCCGGAGGCGCTGCGAGCCCCTGCGGCTCCGGCGCGGCCGGCCGCACCGGCCGCGCCGGCACAGCCGGCACAGCGGCAGGTGCCGGTGACCGCCCCGGCCACCGCTGCGGCCACCGCCCCGGCCATCACGGCACCCGCCCCGGCACCCGCCCGGGCACCCGCCCGGGCACCCGCCCCGGCACCCGTTCCGGTCGCCGCGCCGGTCGGCCCCCCGTCCGATCGCGCTCGCGGCAGCCGGCGGAGAGCAGCCGCTCTCGCCCTCCTGGGCGTGGCCGCGCTCGTGGTCGGCGGCCTGGTGGTCTGGCAGGTCGTCGACGACGGGCGCGACGACGCCGGCACGGCGTCCGCCGCCGCCGAGAGCTGGCCGGAGGCGGGCGCGTCGCGCACGGTCACCCGCGTCCGCCCCGACGGGGTGCTCGAGGTGACGCACTGGATCCACGCGGCCGAACCGCTGGACCAGGTCGACGTCGCGCTGCCGGAGCTCGCGCCCGGCATCCTGCTCGAGGCGTCGGCGGTCGAGGTCACGGCCGACGACCAGCCGGCGTCGGGTCCCGAGGTGATCACGTTCACGAGTGCGTCGTACGTCTTCAGCGAGGCGACCCGGGTCCTCGTCAGCTACGAGCTGGCCGGGGCCGTCGAGCGGAGCACCTCGGTGCTCGGCCGGGGGCTGGCCACGACCACGGCGCTGGAGGTGTCGGCCCAGCAGCCCGAGGACACCCGTGTCATCCGCTCGAAGGCGGTGCTCTCCCTGGCGTGCGCGACCGCCGGCTCACCGTCCCCCACGCCCTGCGGCGAGGCGGACACGGAGGGTCAGTGGCACGTCGAGCTCACCGGCGCCGACGCGGGTGGCCGCGTGGTGGCGCAGGTCGACCTGTCCTGAGCCGGTCCGGCCCGCAGGCTCGGTCAGGGGTCAGTCGTCGCCGTCGAGCCCGTGCTCGATGGCCCACCGGGTGAGCTGGACGCGGTTGTTCATCTGCAGCTTGCGCAGGGTGTTCTGGACGTGGTTCTGCACGGTGCGGTGGGAGAGCACCAGGCGGGCGGCGATCTGCTTGTAGCTCATGCCGGTCGCGACCATCTTGAGGATCTCGGTCTCGCGCTCGGTCAGCTGGTCGCGCGGGTCGTCAGCGGGACCGTCGGCGATCCGGCGGAACTCCCCCAGCACCAGCCCGGCCAGCCCGGGGGTGAAGACGGTGTCGCCGTCGGCGACCCTGGTCACCGCGTCCACCAGCTCCGCGCTGGACGCGGACTTGACGAGGTAGCCGGTGGCGCCGGCCTTGATCGCCTCGAGGACATCGGCCTGCTCACCGCTGGCGGACAGGATCAGCACCCGGGCGGTCGGGTCGTGCTCGAGCATCATGCCCGTCACCTGCACGCCGCTGTGGTCGGGCAGCTGGAGGTCGAGCACCACGACCTGCGGTGCCGCCGCCGGGAACCGCGCCATCGCCTCGCGGCCGTTGGAGGCGATCGCCACGACGTCGTGACCGGCCGCCTGCAGGTCGCGCTCGACCGCGTCGCGCCACATGGGGTGGTCGTCGACCACCATCAC
This genomic stretch from Nocardioides renjunii harbors:
- a CDS encoding DUF4397 domain-containing protein, whose protein sequence is MRRAVPSLLVATLAMLALAPAQPGSAAAGTARVTVIQAVPGVAVDVSVDGRSVAQDSAVGDVLGPFELAPGAHDIAFSGDGVDVESTLEVRAGAASDVVLHLPAEVGGEPLVHSYAAPDGPIGPGKARVLLAHTATVAPADVQVDGQTVFTNIANGEFADADVPEGSIEVALLPSGSAADPILGPLDVSLEAGTLSMIYAYGNPRDSSMNVIAHTAELAPDGSVQPTRIDTGSAGLATEAVVTFDGPADGAGGPTLLGLLGVLLAAAAAVALGLRRRTPAAHRRPAG
- a CDS encoding sortase domain-containing protein produces the protein MAARAPREATLPSGRTVRISAVGTTPSGLLDVPDDVDVAGWWRGGSRLGDPFGSILVAAHVDSRTEGLGPFAELLTVGRGARVVLVSAGVRQAFEVRSRRLVPQGTLSDDSWIFDVSGPGRLTLVTCAPPYDASRGGYQHLAVVTAVPLGPPEQT
- a CDS encoding response regulator transcription factor — translated: MVRVMVVDDHPMWRDAVERDLQAAGHDVVAIASNGREAMARFPAAAPQVVVLDLQLPDHSGVQVTGMMLEHDPTARVLILSASGEQADVLEAIKAGATGYLVKSASSAELVDAVTRVADGDTVFTPGLAGLVLGEFRRIADGPADDPRDQLTERETEILKMVATGMSYKQIAARLVLSHRTVQNHVQNTLRKLQMNNRVQLTRWAIEHGLDGDD